One segment of Clostridium botulinum DNA contains the following:
- a CDS encoding Crp/Fnr family transcriptional regulator — protein sequence MNNVAIQELRNLEIFKNICDDSLNKIIEMGVLIKYPSGRHIFRDKDDVKILYVVLSGTVSLYKSNECGHKRAIFILGKGKMINDVIIQELPSSINCEVFEEAEILSFNKEEFLKLMEVDFILTKNVMCSLSMKVRRLYRQIKNSTGVIKMEKRLCAKLWKLSKDYGYEKNGQVVVDKKITITYLADLLGSKRETISRALKILCNENLIEYKNKQIIVNNQEKLSEFFKAP from the coding sequence ATGAATAATGTTGCCATACAGGAACTTAGGAATTTAGAAATCTTTAAAAATATATGTGATGATTCTTTGAATAAAATTATTGAAATGGGAGTCTTAATTAAGTACCCTTCAGGGAGGCATATTTTTAGAGATAAAGACGATGTGAAAATTTTATATGTAGTATTAAGTGGTACAGTATCATTGTATAAATCGAATGAATGTGGACATAAGAGAGCCATATTTATTTTAGGAAAAGGCAAGATGATTAATGATGTTATAATACAGGAATTACCATCATCTATTAACTGTGAAGTTTTCGAAGAAGCAGAAATTTTAAGCTTCAATAAAGAAGAATTTTTGAAACTTATGGAGGTTGATTTTATATTAACAAAAAATGTAATGTGTTCATTGTCAATGAAAGTAAGAAGATTGTATAGGCAGATTAAGAATTCAACAGGTGTTATAAAAATGGAAAAACGCTTATGTGCAAAACTGTGGAAATTAAGCAAGGATTATGGATATGAAAAAAATGGTCAAGTGGTAGTTGATAAAAAGATAACTATTACTTATCTAGCAGATTTATTAGGTTCAAAAAGAGAAACTATATCTAGAGCGTTAAAGATATTGTGTAATGAAAATTTAATTGAATATAAGAATAAGCAGATAATAGTAAACAATCAAGAAAAATTATCTGAATTTTTTAAAGCACCGTGA
- the asrC gene encoding sulfite reductase subunit C, producing MDLNTKKIKKNAFRVTKVRGLTASRVRVPGGYLQADLLGKIQEISQMYGNGSVHITTRQGFEIPGIKYEDIDKVNELLQPIIESLGINQEIPGKGYTAAGTRNVSACIGNNVCPFANYNTTNFAKRIEKAIFPNDLHFKVALTGCPNDCIKARMHDFGIIGMTEPQYNKERCVSCGACVRACKKKSVDALKAVNYKVVRNEEKCIGCGECVINCPTGAWTRSKEKYYKLVIMGRSGKRNPRLAEDFLIWADEQSIIKIILNTYKFVDKYIDRSAPGGKEHIGYIIDRVGFEEYKKWALEGIEFPKKTIVKQCVYWNGVHFN from the coding sequence ATGGATTTAAATACTAAAAAAATCAAGAAAAATGCTTTCAGAGTTACTAAAGTAAGGGGATTAACTGCTTCTAGAGTTAGAGTTCCAGGAGGATATTTACAAGCCGATTTATTAGGTAAGATACAAGAAATATCTCAAATGTATGGTAATGGAAGTGTGCATATAACAACACGTCAAGGTTTTGAAATACCAGGAATAAAGTATGAAGATATTGATAAAGTAAATGAATTGCTACAACCAATTATAGAAAGCTTAGGTATAAATCAAGAAATACCAGGGAAGGGGTATACGGCTGCTGGAACTAGAAATGTATCAGCATGTATTGGTAATAATGTTTGTCCATTTGCAAACTATAATACAACTAATTTTGCAAAAAGAATAGAAAAAGCTATATTCCCTAATGACTTACACTTTAAAGTAGCCCTTACTGGGTGTCCAAATGATTGTATAAAAGCTAGAATGCATGATTTTGGAATAATAGGAATGACTGAACCACAGTATAATAAAGAGAGATGTGTAAGCTGTGGAGCATGTGTAAGAGCTTGTAAGAAGAAATCAGTGGATGCACTTAAAGCTGTTAATTATAAAGTAGTAAGAAATGAAGAAAAATGCATTGGATGTGGAGAATGTGTTATAAATTGTCCAACTGGTGCGTGGACGAGAAGTAAGGAAAAATATTATAAACTGGTTATAATGGGGAGAAGTGGTAAAAGAAATCCACGTCTTGCTGAAGACTTCTTAATTTGGGCAGATGAACAAAGTATAATTAAGATAATATTAAATACTTATAAATTTGTGGATAAGTATATAGATAGAAGTGCTCCAGGTGGTAAAGAGCATATAGGGTATATTATTGATAGGGTAGGTTTTGAAGAATACAAAAAGTGGGCATTAGAAGGAATAGAATTTCCAAAAAAGACAATAGTAAAACAATGTGTTTATTGGAATGGAGTACATTTTAATTAG
- a CDS encoding spore coat protein CotJB — MYEKDLLDSIRIYQFSAVELNLFLDNFPDNDDAKKDYDTVSAKLTCLINEYEKNFGPLTNFGTSFKEDPRYWIEKPWPWEKEN; from the coding sequence ATGTATGAAAAAGATTTATTAGATAGTATAAGAATATATCAATTTTCAGCTGTTGAATTAAACTTATTCCTTGATAATTTTCCTGATAATGATGATGCAAAAAAGGATTATGATACAGTATCAGCTAAATTAACTTGTTTAATTAATGAATACGAAAAAAATTTTGGTCCTTTAACTAACTTCGGTACTTCTTTTAAAGAAGATCCCCGTTACTGGATTGAAAAACCTTGGCCTTGGGAAAAAGAAAATTAG
- the asrA gene encoding anaerobic sulfite reductase subunit AsrA, with protein MGYKLKKTDVNNIFDNLLTEYDIYAPKLFLGEGTYSDTDRVRYGKVENIDEIVFDKKAEYSSKEILLPISETLFFFTEDEIKEASTTKKGAIVFLRSCDLHAIKRMDDIYLKNGDEDFYYKRLREKTKFFLMGCEKSFEKCFCVSMETNKTDEYAAYLKIVGDKVYVDTKEEEFIKLFSIGESIEVKPDFVNENNKKVLVPTNLSLDIINSKMWEDYSARCIACGRCNFVCPTCTCNTMQDIFYTDNGKVGERRRVWASCQVDGFTEMAGGHAFRADKGQRMRFKVMHKVYDYKKKWGYHMCVGCGRCDDICPEYISFSNCVNKLENGMKEVSSNE; from the coding sequence ATGGGATATAAATTAAAAAAAACTGATGTAAACAATATATTTGATAACTTGTTAACAGAATATGATATATATGCACCTAAGTTATTTTTAGGAGAAGGAACTTATTCTGATACAGATAGAGTTAGATATGGAAAAGTAGAAAATATAGATGAAATAGTTTTTGATAAAAAAGCAGAATATTCATCTAAAGAAATTTTATTGCCGATATCTGAAACCTTATTTTTCTTTACAGAGGATGAGATAAAAGAAGCTAGTACTACTAAAAAAGGTGCGATAGTCTTTTTAAGAAGTTGTGATTTACACGCCATAAAACGTATGGATGATATTTATTTAAAAAATGGAGATGAAGATTTTTATTACAAAAGATTAAGAGAAAAAACTAAGTTCTTTTTAATGGGATGTGAAAAGTCATTTGAAAAATGTTTTTGTGTAAGTATGGAAACTAATAAAACTGACGAATATGCTGCATATTTAAAAATTGTAGGTGATAAAGTATATGTTGATACTAAAGAAGAAGAATTTATAAAATTATTTTCAATTGGTGAAAGTATAGAAGTTAAACCTGATTTTGTAAATGAAAATAATAAAAAAGTGTTAGTACCAACTAATCTTTCATTAGATATTATAAATTCAAAAATGTGGGAAGATTATAGTGCACGTTGCATTGCATGTGGAAGATGTAATTTTGTTTGTCCAACTTGTACTTGTAATACGATGCAAGATATATTTTATACTGATAATGGAAAAGTTGGTGAAAGACGTAGAGTATGGGCTTCATGTCAAGTAGATGGATTTACTGAAATGGCTGGTGGACATGCTTTTAGAGCTGATAAAGGACAACGTATGAGATTTAAAGTTATGCATAAAGTGTATGATTATAAAAAGAAATGGGGATATCATATGTGTGTTGGATGTGGTAGATGCGATGATATTTGTCCAGAATATATATCGTTCTCTAATTGCGTAAATAAATTAGAAAATGGAATGAAAGAGGTGTCTTCTAATGAGTAA
- a CDS encoding manganese catalase family protein — translation MWYYVKTLEYPINLKCKDLAMAKYLMSQYGGPDGELGAALRYLNQRYTMPTGKSKGLLTDIGTEEMAHVEMLATMIYQLMENATLDELKEAGLGGHYVDHGKALFYTDATGNPWTATYIQAKGDVIADLHEDMAAEQKARATYEHLIQLTDEQDIKDVLKFLREREVVHYQRFGEALMNVQDHLCNK, via the coding sequence ATGTGGTATTATGTTAAAACATTGGAATATCCAATAAATTTGAAATGCAAAGATCTTGCAATGGCAAAATATCTTATGTCTCAATATGGAGGACCTGATGGAGAATTAGGTGCTGCTCTTAGATATTTAAACCAACGCTATACAATGCCTACAGGAAAATCTAAAGGCTTACTTACAGATATAGGTACAGAAGAAATGGCACATGTAGAGATGCTTGCTACTATGATTTATCAACTTATGGAGAATGCAACATTAGATGAACTTAAAGAAGCAGGCCTTGGTGGACATTATGTTGATCATGGTAAGGCATTATTCTATACTGATGCTACTGGAAACCCTTGGACTGCAACTTATATCCAAGCAAAAGGAGACGTAATTGCAGATTTACATGAAGATATGGCCGCAGAACAAAAGGCTAGAGCAACTTATGAACATTTAATTCAATTAACTGATGAACAAGATATTAAAGACGTCTTAAAATTCTTAAGAGAAAGAGAAGTTGTACACTATCAAAGATTTGGTGAAGCTTTAATGAACGTCCAAGATCATTTGTGTAATAAATAA
- a CDS encoding substrate-binding domain-containing protein: protein MDSERSLTALEVSELLKINKNTVYELVKRGELPGYKIGKKLRIDEKDVFAYINNQKSSSTNSKNITKSYLKNNVNINSELKVENDIIISGQDIILDVLARHIEEKTDNIRALRSNVGSYTSLCDLYNNKISISSSHLWDGDTNEYNTSYVRRLIPGIPCILINLAYRRQGFYVAKGNPHKIATWDDLIKSDISIVNREKGSGTRVLLDEKLRLYNVEGESIKGYNFEQSSHLAVASSIAVGDGDLGIGIEKVAHQVSEIDFVPIQEERYDLIIKKSSLKYPIYNLIIKIIQSKEFKKEIKGLGEYDLRDIGKIIAET from the coding sequence GTGGACTCAGAAAGATCATTGACTGCACTTGAAGTATCAGAATTGTTAAAAATAAATAAAAATACAGTTTATGAACTTGTAAAGAGAGGCGAATTACCTGGATATAAGATAGGAAAAAAATTAAGGATAGATGAAAAAGATGTTTTTGCATATATAAATAATCAAAAATCTTCTTCAACAAATAGTAAAAATATTACGAAAAGTTATTTGAAGAATAATGTAAATATAAATTCTGAATTAAAAGTAGAAAATGATATCATAATTTCAGGACAAGATATTATTTTAGATGTTTTAGCTCGCCATATTGAAGAAAAAACTGATAATATTAGAGCTTTACGTTCAAATGTTGGCAGTTATACTAGCTTGTGTGATTTATATAATAATAAGATATCAATATCGTCATCACATCTTTGGGATGGTGACACAAATGAATATAATACATCTTATGTAAGACGATTAATTCCAGGAATTCCATGTATACTAATTAACTTAGCATATAGGAGACAAGGATTTTATGTAGCTAAAGGAAATCCACATAAAATAGCAACATGGGATGATTTAATAAAAAGTGATATAAGTATAGTGAATAGAGAAAAGGGATCAGGAACTAGAGTATTGTTAGATGAGAAGTTAAGATTATATAATGTTGAAGGTGAATCAATTAAAGGTTATAACTTTGAACAATCATCTCATTTAGCAGTAGCAAGCAGTATAGCTGTGGGAGATGGGGATTTAGGGATAGGAATAGAAAAGGTTGCTCATCAAGTAAGTGAGATTGATTTTGTACCTATTCAAGAAGAACGATATGATTTGATTATAAAAAAATCATCTTTAAAATATCCAATTTATAACTTAATAATTAAAATAATTCAATCTAAAGAATTTAAAAAGGAAATCAAGGGACTAGGTGAATATGATTTGAGAGATATAGGTAAGATTATTGCCGAAACTTAA
- a CDS encoding formate/nitrite transporter family protein has translation MFCEEFNSVVGAAKAKVNLLKTNKLGYFISSMLAGAYIGMGIILIFTIGGLLSSSGSPFTKVIMGASFGVALSLVVIAGAELFTGNNFVMTAGSLSGEVTWSDTFKVWGLCFFGNLVGSIILGIMFYLTGLATGPVGEFIANTSAVKMSVPFLPLLMRGVLCNILVCLAVWCSFRCKNEVAKLIMIFWCLFVFITAGFEHSVANMTLLTVGLLSPGVADVSVMGYLYNIIVVTLGNIIGGAIFLAVPYYLISKKK, from the coding sequence ATGTTTTGTGAAGAATTTAACAGTGTAGTAGGTGCTGCAAAAGCAAAGGTTAATTTACTGAAAACTAATAAATTAGGTTATTTTATTAGTTCAATGCTTGCAGGTGCTTACATAGGAATGGGAATAATACTTATATTTACAATAGGTGGACTTTTAAGTAGTTCAGGATCACCATTTACTAAAGTGATTATGGGAGCATCTTTTGGTGTGGCACTTAGTTTAGTAGTAATAGCAGGAGCAGAGCTTTTTACAGGAAATAATTTTGTTATGACAGCAGGTTCTTTAAGTGGTGAAGTAACATGGAGTGATACATTTAAAGTTTGGGGACTTTGCTTCTTTGGAAATTTAGTTGGTTCTATAATTTTAGGCATTATGTTTTACTTAACAGGTCTTGCAACAGGTCCAGTAGGAGAATTTATTGCCAATACCTCAGCAGTAAAAATGAGTGTGCCTTTTTTACCATTATTAATGAGAGGTGTGCTTTGTAATATACTAGTTTGTTTAGCAGTATGGTGTAGTTTCCGTTGTAAAAATGAAGTTGCTAAGTTAATTATGATATTTTGGTGTTTATTTGTGTTTATAACAGCTGGATTTGAACATAGTGTGGCTAATATGACACTTTTAACAGTAGGATTACTTTCACCAGGTGTAGCTGATGTAAGCGTAATGGGATATTTATATAACATCATAGTTGTAACACTTGGAAATATCATTGGAGGAGCTATATTTTTAGCAGTTCCATACTATTTAATATCAAAAAAGAAATAA
- the asrB gene encoding anaerobic sulfite reductase subunit AsrB — protein sequence MSKNEYIPFLSEIKEVIKHTDIEYTFRMQFSGEVKPGQFFEVSLPKFGEAPISVSGIGENTVDLTIRRVGKVTNEIFNNYVGDKLYLRGPYGNGFNINEYKGKDLIIVAGGTGLSPVKGVVDYFSNNIEEVNSFTLISGFKSPKDILFKAEIKDWNDKINLIITVDNADENYDGKVGLVTKYIPELEIKDLNNVAVIVVGPPMMMKFTVAEFLKFGIEENSIWISQERKMCCGIGKCGHCKIDDTYICLDGPVFNYSKGKSLLD from the coding sequence ATGAGTAAAAATGAATATATTCCTTTCTTATCAGAAATTAAGGAAGTTATTAAACATACAGATATTGAATATACTTTCAGAATGCAATTTTCAGGTGAGGTAAAACCAGGACAATTTTTTGAAGTATCATTACCTAAGTTTGGGGAAGCACCTATTTCAGTAAGTGGTATTGGGGAAAATACTGTTGATTTAACAATAAGAAGAGTTGGAAAAGTTACTAATGAAATATTCAATAATTATGTAGGCGATAAATTGTACTTAAGAGGTCCTTATGGAAATGGGTTTAATATTAATGAATATAAGGGAAAAGATTTAATTATTGTTGCAGGAGGGACAGGCTTATCTCCAGTTAAAGGTGTAGTTGATTATTTCTCAAATAATATAGAAGAAGTAAATAGTTTTACTTTAATATCAGGATTCAAATCGCCTAAGGATATTTTATTTAAAGCAGAGATAAAAGACTGGAATGATAAAATAAATCTTATTATTACAGTAGATAATGCTGATGAAAACTATGATGGAAAAGTAGGTTTAGTTACTAAATATATACCAGAACTTGAGATAAAAGATTTAAATAATGTTGCTGTTATTGTAGTTGGTCCACCGATGATGATGAAGTTTACAGTTGCAGAATTTTTAAAATTTGGAATAGAAGAAAATAGTATATGGATTTCTCAAGAAAGAAAAATGTGCTGTGGAATAGGAAAATGTGGACACTGTAAAATAGATGATACTTATATTTGTTTAGATGGACCTGTTTTTAATTATTCAAAAGGTAAGTCTTTACTGGACTAG